In Sulfurisphaera javensis, a single genomic region encodes these proteins:
- a CDS encoding V-type ATP synthase subunit D — translation MSSRKILPTKLNLINLRKQIRLTRNIKRLLENKREVLLIYLREYAAEYERLYAEVSQVLKDTYTTYLMGVSAEGISTIDTYANSIPTSLQVKSDLKVLFGVRIPIVKLDENSIQPQPFGDVEVSPYIIKSREQIAEAFKKILELVEMESAIRSLSAELRKTQRLINSIDSYILPYYTSSAKYIKGVLDDRTREEFVRLKMIRKVLQRKRGEDVRGR, via the coding sequence ATGAGCTCACGCAAAATTTTACCTACTAAACTCAATCTTATAAACTTAAGAAAGCAGATTAGGTTAACTAGAAATATTAAAAGACTATTAGAGAATAAAAGAGAAGTTCTCTTAATATATCTTAGAGAATATGCAGCAGAATATGAAAGATTATATGCTGAGGTTAGTCAAGTTCTAAAGGATACTTATACCACCTATTTAATGGGTGTAAGTGCTGAGGGAATTTCTACAATAGATACTTACGCTAATTCTATTCCTACATCTTTACAAGTTAAAAGTGATTTAAAAGTTCTTTTTGGTGTTAGAATACCTATAGTCAAATTGGATGAAAACTCTATTCAACCACAACCTTTTGGAGATGTTGAAGTTTCTCCATATATAATAAAATCCAGAGAACAAATAGCAGAAGCCTTTAAGAAAATTTTAGAGCTTGTTGAAATGGAGTCAGCAATAAGATCATTATCAGCTGAGTTAAGAAAGACTCAGAGATTAATTAACTCCATTGATTCTTATATTTTACCTTATTATACTTCTTCTGCTAAATATATTAAAGGAGTTTTAGATGATAGAACAAGAGAAGAGTTTGTTAGGCTTAAGATGATTAGAAAAGTACTACAAAGAAAGAGGGGAGAAGATGTCAGAGGCAGATAA
- a CDS encoding ATP synthase subunit A — MVSEGRVVRVNGPLVIADGMREAQMFEVVYVSDLRLVGEITRIEGDRAFIQVYESTDGVKPGDKVYRSGAPLSVELGPGLLGRIYDGLQRPLDAIAKITSSPFVARGISVPALDRQKKWHFVPKVKPGDKVGPGDVLGVVQETDLIEHRILVPPTVHGTLKEIAREGDYTVEENIATVDMNGDEVPVKMYQKWPVRVPRPYKEKLEPVEPLLTGIRVLDTVFPIAKGGTAAIPGPFGSGKTVTLQSLAKWSAARVVIYVGCGERGNEMTDELRAFPKLKDPWTGKPLLLRTILVANTSNMPVAARESSIYVGVTMAEYFRDQGYDVLLVADSTSRWAEALRDLGGRMEEMPAEEGFPSYLPSRLAEYYERAGRVIALGNPERYGSVTIASAVSPPGGDFTEPVTSNTLRFVRVFWPLDVSLAQARHYPAINWIQGFSAYVDLVAQWWHKNVDPNWKEMRDTMMRVLIREDELRQIVRLVGPESLAEKDKLVLETAKLIKDAFLKQNAYDDIDAFSSPQKQVRIMRLIYIFYNQSQDLISKGLPLKKILEKVGPIEPEIIRIKYTIKNDELNKIDEIENKLKGAFDSLLKEVS; from the coding sequence ATGGTGTCAGAGGGTAGGGTTGTTAGAGTAAATGGTCCACTAGTTATAGCTGATGGAATGAGAGAAGCACAAATGTTTGAAGTTGTCTATGTTAGTGATTTAAGGTTAGTAGGAGAAATAACTAGAATTGAAGGTGATAGAGCATTTATTCAAGTTTATGAAAGCACTGATGGAGTCAAACCCGGAGATAAGGTATACAGATCTGGTGCACCACTATCAGTAGAATTAGGTCCGGGATTACTAGGAAGAATTTATGATGGTCTGCAAAGGCCTCTAGATGCTATTGCTAAAATAACTTCTTCTCCTTTTGTTGCCAGAGGCATTTCTGTGCCAGCATTAGATAGACAGAAGAAATGGCATTTTGTTCCTAAAGTTAAACCTGGAGATAAGGTAGGTCCTGGTGACGTTTTAGGTGTAGTTCAGGAAACAGATCTGATAGAGCATAGGATTTTAGTTCCACCTACGGTCCATGGAACTTTAAAGGAAATAGCAAGAGAAGGAGATTACACAGTTGAAGAGAATATTGCTACAGTTGATATGAATGGGGATGAAGTACCAGTAAAAATGTATCAAAAATGGCCTGTGAGAGTACCAAGACCCTATAAAGAAAAACTTGAACCAGTTGAACCATTACTAACTGGTATTAGGGTGTTAGATACTGTATTCCCTATAGCAAAAGGAGGAACAGCAGCTATTCCAGGTCCGTTTGGAAGTGGTAAAACAGTAACTTTGCAAAGCTTAGCAAAATGGTCAGCGGCTAGAGTAGTTATATATGTAGGTTGTGGAGAAAGAGGAAATGAAATGACAGACGAGTTACGAGCATTTCCAAAATTGAAAGATCCATGGACTGGAAAACCGTTACTATTAAGAACAATTTTAGTAGCAAATACAAGTAACATGCCAGTTGCTGCTAGGGAATCAAGCATTTATGTGGGTGTCACAATGGCTGAATATTTCAGAGATCAAGGGTATGATGTATTGCTAGTTGCCGACTCTACAAGCAGATGGGCTGAAGCCTTAAGAGACTTAGGAGGTAGAATGGAGGAAATGCCAGCTGAAGAAGGATTTCCGAGTTATCTTCCTTCAAGATTAGCTGAATATTATGAAAGGGCTGGAAGAGTTATAGCATTAGGTAATCCAGAGAGATATGGTTCAGTTACAATTGCTTCAGCTGTTTCTCCACCAGGTGGTGATTTTACAGAACCAGTTACTAGTAATACTTTAAGATTCGTGAGAGTTTTTTGGCCTTTAGATGTCTCTTTAGCTCAAGCTAGACATTACCCTGCAATAAATTGGATTCAAGGGTTCTCTGCTTACGTTGATCTAGTAGCTCAATGGTGGCATAAAAATGTTGATCCTAATTGGAAAGAAATGCGTGATACTATGATGAGAGTTCTCATTAGAGAGGATGAGTTAAGGCAAATAGTTAGATTAGTTGGTCCAGAGTCATTGGCAGAAAAGGATAAGTTGGTTTTAGAGACAGCTAAATTAATAAAAGATGCGTTCTTAAAACAAAACGCTTATGACGATATTGATGCATTCTCTTCCCCACAAAAACAAGTAAGAATTATGAGGTTGATTTATATATTCTATAATCAGTCTCAAGATCTAATAAGTAAAGGCTTACCACTGAAGAAAATTTTGGAAAAAGTGGGTCCAATAGAGCCAGAAATTATAAGGATTAAGTATACCATAAAAAATGATGAACTTAATAAGATTGACGAAATAGAGAATAAGTTAAAAGGAGCATTCGACTCATTATTAAAAGAGGTGAGTTAA
- a CDS encoding V-type ATP synthase subunit E — protein sequence MIKLVSFEDLLNYSLNEEKNKISNEFKKILDEMNQIVEESYTEVLREYTAKIDNLVNKSNDRIRGEIAKMEIENKRIISREMDYWIENVKENAKKMLYEFVKTEQYRKGLESIISREISEGSVVYCSSADQKIISDITKKRKISCKIVIDEKIVGGIKIYYPDKSLLKDFTLETILNQVFDDIRDKVAEILFGE from the coding sequence GTGATAAAGTTGGTTTCGTTTGAGGATTTATTGAATTATTCTTTAAATGAAGAAAAAAACAAAATATCGAATGAATTCAAGAAAATCTTAGATGAGATGAATCAAATAGTAGAGGAATCATATACAGAAGTTTTAAGAGAGTATACAGCTAAAATAGATAATTTAGTAAACAAAAGTAATGATAGGATTAGAGGCGAAATTGCGAAAATGGAGATAGAAAATAAAAGGATTATTAGCAGGGAAATGGATTATTGGATTGAGAATGTTAAAGAAAATGCTAAGAAAATGCTATATGAATTTGTGAAGACTGAACAGTATAGAAAAGGATTAGAATCAATAATATCTAGAGAAATATCAGAAGGTTCAGTTGTATATTGCTCTTCGGCTGACCAAAAAATTATCAGTGATATAACCAAAAAGAGAAAAATTAGTTGCAAAATTGTTATAGATGAAAAAATAGTGGGTGGTATTAAAATTTACTATCCAGATAAAAGTTTATTAAAAGATTTTACTCTTGAAACAATTTTAAACCAAGTTTTTGATGATATAAGGGATAAAGTAGCAGAAATTTTGTTTGGTGAGTAA
- a CDS encoding ATP synthase subunit B → MLNVREYSNISMIKGPLIAVQGVTDASYNELVEIEMPDGSKRRGLVVDSQLGVTFVQIFEGTTGISPTGSKVRFLGRGLEVKISEEMLGRIFNPLGEPLDNGPPVISGEKRNINGDPINPATREYPEEFIQTGISAIDGLNSLLRGQKLPIFSGSGLPANTLAAQIAKQATVRGEESNFAVVFAAIGVRYDEALFFRKFFEETGAINRVAMFVTLANDPPSLKILTPRTALTLAEYLAFEKDMHVLAILIDMTNYCEALRELSASREEVPGRGGYPGYMYTDLATIYERAGKVIGKKGSITQMPILTMPNDDMTHPIPDLTGYITEGQIVLDRSLFNKGIYPPINVLMSLSRLMKDGIGEGKTRDDHKDLSNQLFAAYARAQDIRGLAAIIGEDSLSEVDRKYLLFAEAFERRFVAQGVNENRSIETTLDIGWEILSILPESELSLIRSEYIKKYHPNYRGKK, encoded by the coding sequence TTGCTCAATGTTAGGGAATATTCAAACATTTCAATGATTAAAGGTCCTTTAATTGCTGTACAAGGAGTTACTGATGCTTCCTATAACGAGTTAGTGGAAATAGAGATGCCAGATGGAAGTAAAAGAAGAGGTCTAGTTGTAGATTCTCAGCTTGGAGTTACATTTGTTCAAATATTTGAAGGAACAACTGGTATATCTCCTACTGGTTCAAAAGTTAGATTTCTAGGCAGAGGTCTAGAAGTAAAGATTTCTGAAGAAATGCTAGGAAGGATCTTTAATCCTTTAGGAGAACCGTTAGATAATGGACCACCAGTTATCAGTGGAGAAAAGAGAAACATCAATGGTGACCCAATAAATCCGGCTACTAGGGAATATCCTGAGGAATTTATACAAACTGGTATTTCTGCAATTGACGGGTTAAATTCTCTATTGAGAGGTCAAAAATTGCCAATATTTAGTGGAAGCGGACTTCCTGCAAATACTCTAGCAGCACAAATAGCTAAACAAGCTACAGTTAGAGGTGAAGAAAGTAACTTTGCTGTTGTTTTCGCTGCAATTGGTGTAAGATATGATGAAGCATTATTCTTTAGAAAATTCTTTGAGGAAACAGGAGCAATAAATAGAGTGGCTATGTTTGTAACATTAGCCAATGATCCTCCATCTTTAAAGATTTTAACACCTAGGACGGCTTTAACTTTAGCTGAGTATCTTGCTTTTGAAAAAGATATGCATGTATTGGCAATATTAATTGATATGACAAACTACTGTGAAGCTTTAAGAGAATTAAGTGCATCAAGAGAAGAAGTTCCAGGAAGAGGAGGATATCCAGGTTACATGTATACAGATTTGGCTACTATTTATGAAAGAGCTGGGAAAGTTATAGGTAAGAAAGGATCGATAACACAAATGCCAATTCTTACCATGCCTAATGATGATATGACTCATCCTATTCCAGATTTAACGGGATATATAACTGAAGGGCAAATAGTATTAGATAGATCACTATTCAATAAGGGTATTTATCCACCAATTAACGTTTTAATGAGCCTTTCAAGGCTTATGAAAGATGGTATTGGAGAGGGCAAAACTAGAGATGATCATAAAGACTTATCAAACCAATTGTTTGCCGCTTATGCTAGAGCACAAGATATAAGAGGTTTAGCTGCTATTATTGGTGAGGATAGTTTATCTGAGGTAGATAGAAAATATTTACTCTTTGCTGAAGCTTTTGAGAGAAGATTTGTTGCTCAAGGTGTTAATGAAAACAGAAGTATAGAAACAACTTTAGACATTGGTTGGGAGATTTTATCAATATTGCCTGAATCTGAACTTTCATTAATAAGGTCAGAATATATAAAGAAGTATCATCCTAACTATCGTGGTAAGAAATGA
- the pgsA gene encoding archaetidylinositol phosphate synthase, with product MLVLLTRIRKQSKKILKPVAKAFIKLHISANVATIIGLILSFIYLAIIILLKDVILGIVLLGLSAFMDAVDGEIARLSNKAGAKGSFLDSSLDRIEDINYISSLFSLGFTPILVGFLIGSSLVISYLRAKAESLGLKMEGRGIIERGERIIFLFVLLILYLFSQTISFYFFLVFLILSIVTVIQRFIAVYSNLP from the coding sequence GTGTTGGTTTTGCTTACAAGGATTAGAAAGCAATCTAAAAAGATATTAAAGCCAGTAGCTAAGGCATTTATAAAGCTTCATATATCCGCAAATGTTGCAACAATTATAGGCCTTATCTTGTCTTTCATATATTTAGCTATAATCATTTTATTGAAGGATGTCATTTTAGGGATTGTTTTGCTTGGATTATCTGCGTTTATGGATGCTGTTGACGGAGAAATAGCTAGGCTTAGTAATAAGGCAGGAGCTAAAGGCAGTTTTCTTGATAGTAGTCTTGATAGAATAGAAGATATAAATTATATTTCTAGTCTCTTTTCCTTAGGTTTTACGCCTATACTTGTAGGCTTTCTTATTGGTTCGTCTTTAGTTATTTCTTATTTAAGAGCAAAAGCAGAGTCTTTAGGCCTAAAAATGGAGGGAAGGGGAATAATAGAAAGGGGAGAGAGAATTATCTTCCTATTTGTGTTGCTAATACTTTATCTCTTTTCACAAACAATCTCCTTTTACTTTTTCTTAGTTTTTCTTATCCTCTCAATAGTTACCGTTATACAGAGGTTTATTGCAGTTTATTCCAATCTTCCATAA
- a CDS encoding V-type ATP synthase subunit K (produces ATP from ADP in the presence of a proton gradient across the membrane; the K subunit is a nonenzymatic component which binds the dimeric form by interacting with the G and E subunits) produces the protein MKKVWLALLLLPVLASTAIFSAQAPADTAQGFEGLNIGAGLAIGLAAIGAGVAVGMAAAAGIGVLTERRDMFGTILIFVAIGEGIAVYGILFAVLMLFGKF, from the coding sequence ATGAAGAAAGTGTGGCTAGCACTTCTCTTATTGCCGGTTCTAGCTTCTACAGCTATTTTTTCGGCCCAAGCACCTGCTGATACAGCCCAAGGTTTTGAAGGACTTAATATAGGTGCCGGATTAGCAATAGGATTAGCAGCTATTGGTGCTGGTGTTGCCGTAGGTATGGCTGCTGCTGCTGGTATTGGTGTATTGACTGAAAGAAGAGATATGTTTGGTACTATATTAATTTTCGTAGCTATTGGTGAAGGAATAGCCGTATATGGTATATTATTTGCGGTATTAATGTTGTTCGGTAAGTTCTAA
- a CDS encoding ATPase, translated as MSEADKYKNILKAKLDQKKSEILSKINQEYEKTLKQRLDEVEKLKGNILKEVQK; from the coding sequence ATGTCAGAGGCAGATAAATATAAAAATATTTTAAAAGCTAAACTTGATCAAAAGAAAAGTGAAATATTATCAAAAATAAATCAAGAATACGAAAAAACTCTTAAACAAAGGCTTGATGAGGTAGAGAAACTTAAAGGAAATATTTTAAAGGAAGTTCAGAAATAA
- the metG gene encoding methionine--tRNA ligase: MKIFVASAWPYVNAVPHLGNLIGSILSADVFARYARLKYGNENVVFVSGSDEHGTPIEVEAKKRKVNPKELTDQAHEYDSKLFLKTWEISFNNYTRTESEIHKEFVREFMLKLQKYIKVEEDEIPYCEYDKIYLPDRFIKGTCPYCGFEDARGDQCDNCGRLLTPKMLINPKCVLCGRPPIFKKTKHWFFDLSVFNDKIEEWIKNSPTMPDNVKAVALSWVKEGLKPRSITRDNSWGIPAPFEGADGKTIYVWFEALLGYISATIEYFKKIGKEEEWKKFWFGNEVKSYYFIGKDNIPFHAVILPAMLMASGENYVLPTVIAATEYLLYEGQKFSKSRKIGVWIDEAPELLDVEYWRFILIRLRPEERDTNFTWREALRIVNTELNDDIGNYANRVLSMVKRYFNTEVPPLITEKIKDEDKKMIEEIMSSPKRMGELFELGKLKAGSEEILKLAREGNAYLNSRAPWNLIKVDREEAGNVLNIAVNSLRTISIMLYPIMPLYAEKLYEMLGLSNIENESWDSASEMKIKGGHKLGEISILFKKVEITPEEINKKLDEIRKNLEKIRPTLLR; encoded by the coding sequence ATGAAGATATTTGTTGCTTCAGCTTGGCCTTATGTTAATGCAGTACCACACTTAGGAAATCTAATAGGCTCTATACTTTCTGCTGATGTATTTGCAAGATATGCTAGGTTAAAATATGGAAACGAAAACGTTGTTTTTGTAAGTGGTAGTGATGAACATGGTACTCCAATTGAGGTAGAAGCTAAAAAGAGAAAAGTTAATCCTAAAGAATTAACAGATCAGGCACACGAATATGATAGTAAGTTATTTTTAAAAACATGGGAGATCAGTTTTAATAATTACACAAGAACTGAATCTGAAATTCATAAAGAATTTGTTAGAGAATTTATGTTAAAACTTCAAAAGTATATTAAAGTTGAAGAGGATGAGATTCCTTATTGTGAGTATGATAAAATATACTTGCCAGATAGATTTATTAAAGGAACTTGCCCTTATTGTGGCTTTGAAGATGCTAGAGGCGATCAATGTGACAATTGTGGTAGATTGTTAACACCTAAAATGTTAATTAATCCTAAGTGTGTATTATGTGGAAGGCCACCTATATTTAAGAAAACTAAGCACTGGTTTTTCGATCTATCTGTCTTTAATGATAAAATAGAAGAATGGATTAAAAACTCGCCAACAATGCCAGATAATGTTAAAGCTGTTGCCTTAAGCTGGGTAAAAGAAGGATTAAAACCAAGGAGTATTACTAGAGATAATTCATGGGGTATTCCAGCTCCTTTTGAGGGGGCTGATGGTAAAACAATATATGTTTGGTTTGAAGCATTATTGGGTTATATTTCAGCTACAATAGAGTATTTTAAGAAAATAGGAAAAGAAGAAGAATGGAAAAAATTCTGGTTTGGTAATGAAGTAAAAAGTTATTACTTTATTGGGAAGGATAATATTCCGTTCCATGCAGTTATTCTTCCAGCAATGTTAATGGCATCTGGAGAAAATTATGTCTTACCTACAGTTATCGCTGCAACAGAATACTTACTTTACGAGGGCCAAAAATTCAGTAAAAGCAGAAAAATAGGTGTTTGGATTGATGAAGCACCAGAACTATTAGATGTAGAATACTGGAGATTTATCCTTATCAGATTAAGACCAGAAGAAAGAGATACTAATTTCACGTGGAGAGAAGCCCTAAGGATAGTAAACACAGAGTTAAACGATGATATTGGTAATTATGCTAACAGAGTATTAAGTATGGTAAAAAGGTACTTTAATACTGAAGTTCCTCCGTTAATTACGGAGAAAATTAAGGATGAAGATAAGAAAATGATAGAGGAAATTATGTCTTCTCCAAAAAGAATGGGTGAACTTTTTGAATTAGGAAAATTAAAAGCAGGGAGTGAGGAAATATTAAAACTAGCTAGAGAGGGGAATGCTTACTTGAATTCAAGAGCTCCATGGAATTTAATAAAAGTTGATAGAGAGGAAGCAGGGAATGTGCTTAATATTGCAGTAAATTCACTAAGAACAATTTCGATAATGCTCTATCCTATAATGCCTTTATATGCTGAAAAGTTGTATGAGATGTTAGGGTTATCCAATATAGAAAATGAAAGCTGGGATAGTGCTAGCGAAATGAAAATTAAAGGTGGTCATAAATTAGGAGAAATTAGTATATTGTTCAAAAAAGTAGAAATTACTCCAGAGGAAATAAATAAAAAACTTGATGAAATAAGAAAGAACTTAGAAAAAATAAGGCCTACCTTATTGCGTTAA
- a CDS encoding V-type ATP synthase subunit I, which produces MILPETMARVEILSPKQKINELITKILLFKEFEPEEPRMPISNIRFEDARRNLGEVNEHINKLKILMELGGLIIEPQGKMKINDWFDASNLVFEESSTIENKYKDLLEEIGKLRGELDTLNSQIKEVEPFKDIGIDLKILYSSSTFEVALAILDSNQKKEIENKEILVVSEPLENNKYACLLIGKKNSKLDELMKELGIRKFETPDLIAPQIYYNNLKQRIDEILVILTQKREELSKKIKEDEKNIKEIYGKLLTIRDAMNILSKARSSDYYVQVEGYVPEKSLKKLSKSLDNIAFLTYEYPKRYGEEEEPPTYVKLPKSIAPLESVIEFYGTPSYWEISPTVFLIITFPFLFGLMFPDFGNALILLLFSIWFYNYGKKRGSENTIKLSLVLVYSSIVAMVTGLLAREFFGPLPVGGLRELLNNPSAPVGPLYYIWPIPESVYQQISDIIPTGANAIINTILLSLLLGSVLLFVSTLLGVINAIKKKDKEYLLLDRLPLFIIYIVPLIVFTYGFTNISNYQGQEATLLGGISYFLFHSGSPAPLNVQILADILVVWVEIGLIYNWAAKAYLLKKHEHASIGSAIVFGFIEGGFEAALLLLSNTISFIRVLVFAIAHYYILYAFSYMAYLAAGNPTSLLSVFINPAGIVILIIGNLLAIALEGLIVFIQDMRLHFYEMFSKFYEGRGRKFEPVMSYIELTQ; this is translated from the coding sequence GTGATTCTTCCTGAGACCATGGCAAGAGTTGAGATACTATCGCCTAAACAAAAAATTAATGAACTAATTACAAAGATTTTATTATTTAAAGAGTTTGAACCAGAAGAGCCAAGAATGCCAATATCAAATATCAGGTTTGAAGATGCAAGAAGAAATCTGGGAGAAGTAAATGAACATATTAATAAACTGAAAATTCTTATGGAGTTAGGAGGATTAATTATAGAACCTCAAGGCAAAATGAAAATAAATGACTGGTTTGATGCATCAAATCTAGTGTTTGAAGAGTCTTCTACGATTGAAAATAAATACAAGGATCTTTTAGAGGAGATAGGAAAATTAAGAGGGGAACTCGATACTTTAAACTCACAGATTAAGGAAGTTGAACCATTTAAAGATATTGGCATAGATTTGAAGATACTTTACAGTTCTTCCACTTTTGAAGTAGCGTTAGCTATTTTAGATTCAAATCAGAAAAAGGAAATTGAAAATAAAGAAATATTAGTAGTTTCTGAACCTCTAGAAAATAATAAATATGCTTGTCTACTTATTGGTAAGAAAAACAGCAAATTAGATGAATTAATGAAAGAATTAGGAATAAGGAAATTTGAAACGCCAGATCTAATTGCACCACAGATTTATTATAATAATTTAAAGCAGAGAATTGATGAGATTCTAGTTATATTAACGCAAAAAAGAGAAGAACTATCTAAGAAAATTAAAGAAGACGAGAAAAATATAAAGGAAATCTATGGAAAGTTACTAACTATAAGAGATGCAATGAATATACTATCTAAAGCTAGAAGCTCAGATTATTATGTACAAGTTGAAGGATATGTACCAGAAAAATCCCTTAAAAAACTGTCAAAAAGTTTAGATAATATTGCCTTTCTAACATACGAGTATCCAAAGAGATATGGTGAAGAAGAGGAACCACCGACATATGTGAAACTCCCTAAATCAATTGCACCACTAGAATCAGTTATTGAGTTTTATGGAACACCATCATATTGGGAGATTTCTCCTACAGTTTTCTTAATAATAACATTTCCATTCCTTTTTGGTCTTATGTTCCCTGATTTCGGGAACGCATTAATACTTCTACTTTTCTCTATATGGTTTTATAATTATGGTAAGAAGAGAGGTAGTGAGAATACTATAAAACTTTCACTAGTCTTAGTTTATTCTAGTATTGTAGCCATGGTTACTGGTCTTTTAGCTAGGGAATTTTTCGGTCCTTTACCAGTAGGAGGATTACGAGAACTGCTTAACAATCCATCAGCTCCAGTAGGACCTTTATATTATATTTGGCCCATTCCTGAATCAGTCTATCAACAAATAAGTGACATAATTCCTACTGGTGCAAATGCAATAATTAACACTATACTTTTGTCGTTACTATTAGGTTCAGTATTGTTATTTGTTAGTACATTACTAGGAGTAATCAACGCAATAAAGAAAAAGGATAAAGAATATCTGCTGTTAGATAGATTACCATTATTCATTATTTACATAGTTCCATTAATCGTATTCACATATGGTTTTACAAATATTAGTAACTATCAAGGACAAGAAGCCACATTACTAGGAGGAATATCTTATTTCTTATTCCATTCTGGCTCACCTGCACCTCTAAATGTGCAAATATTAGCTGATATCCTAGTAGTATGGGTAGAAATTGGTTTAATATATAACTGGGCAGCTAAAGCATATTTATTAAAGAAACATGAGCATGCCTCTATAGGTTCAGCTATAGTATTTGGGTTTATAGAAGGAGGATTTGAAGCAGCATTATTATTACTTTCAAACACAATATCATTCATACGTGTATTAGTATTTGCTATAGCTCACTACTATATCCTTTATGCATTTTCTTACATGGCATATTTAGCAGCGGGAAATCCAACTTCATTACTTTCAGTATTCATTAATCCTGCTGGTATAGTGATACTTATTATAGGAAACTTACTAGCAATTGCATTAGAAGGACTAATTGTATTTATACAAGATATGAGATTACACTTCTACGAAATGTTCAGTAAATTCTACGAAGGAAGAGGAAGAAAATTTGAACCAGTTATGAGTTACATAGAATTAACGCAATAA
- a CDS encoding V-type ATP synthase subunit F, with translation MGKVLVIGDKYTVDLFRLIGVESVILNDPLQLEDTIQKLKKREDIDLILISNDLYAPVKEKIDSLLLEQKKPLITIIPSPFSESKPIDVKGLILKALGFG, from the coding sequence ATGGGGAAAGTATTAGTTATTGGAGATAAATACACAGTAGATCTTTTTAGATTAATAGGGGTAGAAAGTGTAATTCTTAATGATCCACTACAATTGGAAGATACAATACAAAAGCTAAAAAAGCGTGAAGATATAGATCTTATACTTATATCTAATGACTTGTACGCTCCAGTAAAAGAAAAAATAGATTCTTTATTACTTGAGCAGAAAAAACCACTTATAACAATTATTCCTTCACCATTTAGTGAATCTAAACCTATTGATGTAAAAGGTTTAATACTTAAAGCATTAGGATTTGGGTGA
- the priL gene encoding DNA primase regulatory subunit PriL, with protein sequence MELPILDFRKYPFLKPLEDELKKYAGGVTLNDLLSSENYYLEQAKQRIDKILKDQDLEPYDKLKDSVLVFYTTLFLVAALDSEILKRKFLDKETEIIEKNLLDEDEDTLLEISKLIGLKIEKDKLELKYKENKKTLTKYLNFSVDFLNYLKYSKELRKKDNNFSLSTHILKSGKVYLNKEEIVKILVFQIKDRLYEMMNITDVTLPEQIKKFADEMRGRKTPPCISELLKKGNFNEEDLKILTTYYIDIGDERSALNLVKDENAIKRLKGDKKTKYIVYSCKKMKDLGYCVASCNVINPLQLYYGRLE encoded by the coding sequence ATGGAATTGCCCATATTAGACTTTAGAAAATATCCGTTTTTGAAACCTTTAGAAGACGAATTAAAAAAATATGCTGGAGGAGTTACACTTAATGATTTATTATCATCTGAAAATTATTACCTAGAACAAGCTAAACAAAGAATCGATAAGATTTTAAAGGATCAAGACCTAGAACCTTATGATAAACTAAAAGATTCCGTATTAGTTTTTTACACGACATTATTTCTAGTCGCTGCTTTAGATAGTGAAATTTTAAAAAGAAAATTCTTAGATAAAGAGACTGAAATAATAGAAAAAAATTTATTAGACGAAGACGAAGATACTTTATTAGAAATTTCTAAGTTAATTGGACTTAAAATTGAAAAAGATAAATTAGAATTAAAATATAAAGAAAATAAAAAAACACTAACTAAATATCTTAATTTTTCTGTTGATTTCCTCAATTATCTAAAATATTCTAAAGAACTTAGAAAAAAAGATAATAATTTCTCGTTATCAACCCATATACTAAAAAGCGGTAAAGTGTACTTGAACAAAGAAGAAATAGTAAAAATTTTAGTGTTTCAAATTAAAGACAGACTTTATGAAATGATGAACATTACCGATGTGACACTTCCAGAGCAAATTAAAAAATTCGCTGATGAAATGAGAGGTCGGAAAACTCCTCCATGTATATCAGAACTTTTAAAGAAAGGAAACTTTAATGAGGAAGATCTAAAGATACTTACTACTTACTATATAGATATTGGAGATGAAAGAAGCGCATTAAACCTAGTTAAAGATGAAAATGCTATTAAAAGATTAAAGGGAGATAAGAAGACGAAATACATCGTTTATTCTTGTAAAAAAATGAAAGATCTCGGTTATTGTGTGGCTTCCTGTAACGTTATAAATCCGTTACAGTTATATTATGGAAGATTGGAATAA